A genomic stretch from Arthrobacter sp. KBS0702 includes:
- the rimM gene encoding ribosome maturation factor RimM (Essential for efficient processing of 16S rRNA): MQLQVARIGKPHGIRGEVTVQVLTDAPGDRFVPGTQFVVEPASAGPLTVESARWNKDILLLAFEEVETRNEAEALRGAKLFIETEELDEDDDEGWYEHELVGLDVRVGDAVVGKVSGLHTMPVQDLLVVTDQAGKEILIPFVEQIVPEVNVAEKYVLVTPPAGLFEVNTDAGETPDDGAGETPDDGDADGDDDKNAAPGAADRA; encoded by the coding sequence ATGCAGCTTCAGGTGGCACGAATCGGCAAGCCCCACGGCATCCGCGGCGAGGTGACCGTCCAGGTGCTCACGGATGCGCCCGGTGACCGCTTTGTTCCCGGCACGCAGTTCGTGGTGGAGCCGGCCTCGGCCGGCCCGCTGACCGTGGAGAGCGCCCGCTGGAACAAGGACATCCTGCTGCTGGCCTTCGAGGAAGTGGAGACCCGCAACGAGGCGGAAGCCCTCCGCGGTGCGAAGCTCTTCATCGAGACCGAGGAACTGGACGAGGACGACGACGAGGGCTGGTACGAGCACGAGCTCGTGGGCCTTGACGTCCGGGTCGGCGACGCGGTGGTCGGCAAGGTATCCGGGCTGCACACCATGCCAGTCCAGGACCTGCTGGTGGTGACCGACCAGGCCGGCAAGGAAATCCTGATTCCGTTCGTGGAACAGATTGTCCCCGAGGTCAACGTCGCCGAAAAGTACGTCCTCGTCACCCCGCCGGCCGGCCTCTTCGAGGTCAACACGGACGCCGGCGAGACCCCGGACGACGGCGCCGGCGAGACCCCGGACGACGGCGACGCCGACGGCGACGATGACAAGAACGCGGCACCCGGCGCGGCGGACCGCGCCTGA
- a CDS encoding RNA-binding protein, translating into MLAEALEHLVRGIVDSPEDVKVSAKNNRRGDTLEVRVHQDDLGRVIGRQGRTARALRSVVAALADGEPVRVDVVDTDRRR; encoded by the coding sequence TTGCTGGCAGAAGCGCTCGAACACCTGGTCCGCGGGATTGTTGACAGTCCCGAGGACGTCAAGGTCAGTGCGAAGAACAACCGCCGCGGGGACACCCTCGAGGTGCGCGTTCATCAGGACGACCTCGGACGGGTGATCGGACGCCAGGGCCGCACCGCACGCGCACTGCGCAGCGTGGTGGCGGCGCTGGCCGACGGCGAACCGGTCAGGGTCGACGTCGTCGACACCGACCGCCGCCGGTAG
- the rpsP gene encoding 30S ribosomal protein S16 — MAVKIRLKRFGKMRAPYYRIVVMDARSKRDGRAIEEIGKYHPTEEPSYIEVDTDRAQYWLGVGAQPSEQVAAILKITGDWQKFKGLPGQEGTLKTKAPKEAFVTPEKGSVIIPEAITKKAKKDDAAEAPADAEAETTEAE, encoded by the coding sequence GTGGCCGTAAAGATTCGCCTTAAGCGCTTCGGTAAGATGCGCGCACCGTACTACCGCATCGTCGTCATGGACGCACGCTCCAAGCGTGATGGCCGTGCCATCGAAGAGATCGGCAAGTACCACCCGACCGAAGAGCCCTCGTACATCGAGGTCGACACGGACCGTGCCCAGTACTGGCTCGGCGTCGGCGCTCAGCCGTCCGAGCAGGTTGCCGCGATCCTCAAGATCACCGGTGACTGGCAGAAGTTCAAGGGTCTCCCGGGCCAGGAGGGCACCTTGAAGACCAAGGCTCCCAAGGAAGCCTTCGTCACCCCGGAAAAGGGTTCCGTGATCATCCCGGAAGCCATCACCAAGAAGGCCAAGAAGGACGACGCAGCCGAGGCCCCCGCCGACGCCGAAGCAGAGACCACCGAGGCTGAGTAA